TTGGACGATATTCTACTGGGCATGGTGGATTGCTTGGGCACCATTTGTGAGTATGTTCATCGCCCGTGTATCAAAAGGACGTACAATTCGAGAGTTTTTAATAGGCGTTCTACTTGCGCCGACAATTTTAGGAGCGTTCTGGTTGGCGACATTTGGTACAACCGCTGTGAATATGCAAAAGGTTGGCGTTCGTGATTTAGCTAGCACATCGACAGAGCTCACTATTTTTGAAATGTTTAGCGCGATGCCTTGGCCATGGGTACTGTCAATCGTAGCCGTCTTGTTGATATCATCATTCTTTATTACTTCAGCGGATTCTGCGACATTCGTTCTTGGTATGCTATCAACAAATGGCTCGTTAACACCTCCAAATGTTGTAAAACTTGGCTGGGGTGCTATCCAATCGACGATTGCTGTCATCTTATTATCCGTAAATGGCTTAACCGCTTTGCAGAACACAATCATTATAGCGGCTTTACCTTTCTCGTTCATTATATTACTAATGGTCGTCGCATTACTTAAAGGGTTAAAAGCGGAGATGCTGTTAATCAAGAGAAGAAAATAACAAAACCGACTTACATTTAGTTTCTTAAAATGTAAGTCGGTTTTTTATCTAGCTCCAGGCGCCTTGCGCTTTTGTTCTTAGCTTGGAATAAGTATTTTTTCGCGTTTTCCCACAATGTGGAGAAAGTCACTAACCATTGCGCTTGCTGTTGGGTACATGCCCGCTCCTGGGCCAATGAGCGTTAACGCTCCGAGGTATTCGGTATCCACGATGATTGCATTATCCACGCCGTCAACCCCGTATAGCGGATGATCCGAACCAATCACTACTGGACCAACACTTCCTGAAGGAGTTCCGTCCTCGTCTATTGAAATGTCTGCAATATGGCGATAACGTAGACCTTTTTCCGTTGCAGTTAATACATCAGACGCGTGGATTTTATCAATACCATTAACGGCAATGTCATCCCATTTCGGTTGACGTCCGAATGCTAAATCACTCAAAATCATCAGTTTTCGAAATGCATCTTTCCCGCCGATATCATCCGATGGATCTGCTTCTGCATACCCTTTAGACTGCGCTTCCTCAAGCGCGACTTCGAATGGTACGTTATCTTGCCTCATTTTCGTTAAGATAAAGTTTGAAGTGCCGTTCAAGATTCCTTGAATACGTCGAACCTGATCTGCTTTCAATAAGTTCTCAAGCGTGCGAATAATCGGTACCCCGCCTGCTGTTGTGGCTTCGAACCCGATTTTCACATGATGACTTTTGGCTAGTTTTATAAGAGCCGGACCATGCTTGGCAAACATCGCTTTGTTTGCAGTAATTACATTTATCCCTTTCGAGATTGCTTTCGATAGATACGTGAATGCCGGATCTTCTCCGATAATCGCTTCGAATATGAGGCCTATATCCGGGTTTTCGAAAACGTCGTGAATGGAATCTGTAATTTTGACGCCTGGCGTTTCGATTCTTTTTTTTGTGACGTCACGAACTACAATTGAAGAAATTTCAATTGTAAAACCCGTTTGCGACTTAATTTCATTCTTCTTTTCTTTTAATATTCGGTATATGCCTTCACCTACAGTACCGAAGCCAAGTATAGCGACTTTGATTGTCGACAAGTTGCCACCTCCATGGACTGTTTGATGAAAAGTCCCCATTTATTATATTCCGTTAAAAACCCGTCATGACCAAATTCCGTATTTATTAAACAAAAGTTAGAATTCTTCAATTGATGGCAAAATGCCCGAATTGATTCTGGCGGATAGATTAAATCATGCGTGAATCCCATCATGACTGTCTTTGCTTTAATTTGTTTTGCCGCTTCTCGAATTCCACCTCTGCCCCGTCCAATATCATGCGTATTCATCGCTCGCAGTAGTGTGCAGTAACTATTCGGGTCAAAATGCGTCGTGATCTTTTTTCCGACGTGATGAAGATACGACTCAACTTCGTACTCGCCACTATTCGATTCATCGCGTGCAAAACGCTCATTGAACAATTGACTGGATCGATACGTCACCATTCCAGCCATTCGAGCTGTTTCGAATCCCTTTACGTCAGCCGAATCTCCATAATTTCCATTCGCAAAATCATCATCGCTTTCAATTGCATGTAAGCCAATGCAGTTAAAAGCAATGCCATAAGCGCTTAGAGATGGCGTTACGGCAAGTGGCAACAAAAGATCCATATCATCTGGATAGAGAAGCCCCCACTCCAAAGCGCGCATACCACCAAGCGAACCGCCAATGACTGTATGCAATTTATCGATTCCAAGAACCGATAACGCCTTTCGCTCCGCATGCACCATATCTCGTATTGAGATTTCCGGAAATGTTTGGCGATAGGGTCTATTGGTTTTCGGGTTTATAGATAATGGCCCGGTAGAACCATCACAACCACCAAGTACATTAAACGAAATGACGGAAAACTCATTCGTATCGATGCTTTTTCCGTCGCCTACTAATCCATTCCACCACCCGGGCTCATCCACCGTACCGATAACTTTATGATTACCAGTCAATGCATGACAGACGAGCACGGTTGGTGCATGATCAATTTTTGCCCATTCGTAAGCGAGATGGACTTGGTCGAGTACAACACCAGACGCTAACATCAAATTTCCAATCTTCACAATTCCAGTCTCTACCATGGTCTCACCCCGTTTACTAATTTCAAATTATCCTGCAGTAACAGGAACAGCTTTTTCAATTGCTTGCGCAAGATCTGCAATAATATCTTCCACGGATTCAAGCCCTACTGCCAGTCGTATTAATTCTTCAGTAACGCCTGATTTTTTCAAGTCTTCAGGCCCAAGTTGTTGATGCGTTGTTGAAGCCGGGTGGATAATTAATGATTTAGCGTCCCCGACGTTTGCAACATGCGACCAAATATTGACGTTGTCAATGACTTTACGTCCCGCTTCGCGACCGCCTTTAATACCGAAGTTGACGATAGAACCAAAACCGTTTTTCAAATATTTCTTCCCTAATTCATATGAGGGATGTTCTTCCAGGCCGTTGTACGTAACCCATTCAACAGAAGGATGTTCTTTTAAGTATTTCACGACTTTAAGTGCATTTTCATTATGTTTTGGCACACGTAAGTGAAGTGTCTCTAGTCCTTGTAAAAAGTTAAATGCGCTATCCGGATTTAAACATGGACCGAAATCGCGTAATAGTTGAACTCGAAGCTTCGTCGCAAATGCAGCCCCTGCTGTATCAATTCCATAACGTAAACCGTGATACGTCGTATCTGGCTCTGTAAAACCAGGGAACCTCCCTTGTGTCCAGTCAAATGTTCCGGCATCTACTGCAATCCCGCCAATTGTCGTTCCGTGTCCACCAATCCATTTCGTAGCCGAATGAATGACGACATCTGCGCCAAACTCTATTGGATTTGATCCGTATGGCGAAGGAAAAGTATTGTCGATTAGAAGCGGAATCCCATTTTTATGTGCAATATTTGCAACTGCTTCGATATCCAATACATTCAGACTTGGGTTGCCGATTGTTTCCGCAAAAAACCCTTTTGTTTTCTCAGTAATTGCGTTACGGAAGTTTTCTGGGTCAGTCGAATCTACAAATTTCACATTGATGCCATATCGTGGAAGTGTCACAGCGAATAAATTAAACGTTCCACCGTATAAGTTTTCAGCGGCTATAATTTCATCCCCGGCTTCTGCAATATTCATTATGGAGAACGCAATTGCAGCCATTCCTGAAGAAAGCGCGACCGCTGCCGTTCCACCTTCTAACAAAGCAACGCGCTGTTCAAATACATCAACAGTTGGATTCGTAATACGCGAATAAATATTCCCCGCTTTTGTTAATCCAAAGACACCTTGGGCATGTTCCGTATCCGGAAAAACAAATGAAGTCGTTCTATGAATCGGTACAGCGCGTGAACCGGTTACTGGATCTGGCTCTTGGCCACCGTGTAGTAGTTGAGTTTCTGGTTTTAAGTTTGTCATTTTTCATTACCTCCAAGTTTTTTTATTTGATGGAAGTGCAGTGACGATTGGGGAAATTTAAATATAAAAATAACCCCCTTCGTGTAAGAAGAGGGTTATGCTTTCGCTAATTCCTCCTCTCATCTTTCAGATCGTTTGCACGAATCTGTAGGAAGTAGCACCTTTGCAAGTTGGACACTTGCTGGTTGCCGGGCATCGCAGGGCCTAATCCCTCCGCCGCTCTAGATAAGAGTATGATGATTCTGTTTTCCATCTTGTTACACAGTATAGAACTGACTATACAGAAAAGTCAAGTGATTTTTAAAAATAAGTTTCAGATTGTATTGTTAACTTCTTATTCATTCCCTAGTGCTTCTACTTTCACTCGCATTGAAGATTTTTCGCAGAAAAAAGAGGTGGACATCCACCTCTTTCAACTTATTTATTCTCTGCAAACACCTTTTTGATCACCGTAACAATAAAATCGAAATCCTCATCGGTACAGGATAGTGGCGGGCTAAGCGCAACAATATTGTTGAATCCAGCAACCGTATCACCGTTCCTTCCAACAATGAGTCCATTTGCCTTACAATCCCCGATAATCTTTGCGACACGCTCATTCGTCGCTGGCTCCCTCGTTTCTTTGTCTTCAACAAGTTCGATGCCTAATAGAAAACCAAGTCCTCTGATATCTCCAACAAAAGGATGATCTTTCAAGTGAGCCAACTCTTTTTGAAGTCGTTCGCCAAGTTCAGCTGAACGTTCAAAAAGATTTTCATCCTCCATAATCTCGATATTCTTTAATGCCACGGCACAAGCCGCTGGATTCCCGCCAAATGTATTTATATGTCGTAGATGGCTATTTTCCTCACCTGTATCGAACTTGTCATAAATATCTTTACGAACAGCCGTGACAGACAACGGTAAGTAAGCGCTCGTCAGTCCTTTTGCCATTGTAATGATATCCGGCTTCAGTTTAAAATGTTGATGTCCAAATGCCTTTCCAGTTCGTCCAAAACCACAAATGACTTCGTCAATAATGAGCAAAACACCGTGACGATCGCATATCTCTTGAACCTTTTCAAGGTAAACTGGATGCGGAATTAGTACGCCGCCCCCTGTTATTAGTGGTTCCATAATGATCCCTGCAATCGTTTCTTTTTGCTCCCAAATGATTTTCTCTTCAAACTCTTCTGCACGTTGAATATTATACTCCTCAACTGATTGCCCTTTTGGACGACGGTAATTATCTGGTGGCGCAACGTGTAGAAATCCAGGTGCAAGCGGTTCGTATTTGTATTTACGCAACGCCTGACCCGTTGCCGCTAATGCCCCCATCGAACTTCCGTGGTAGGCCCGGTAGCGTGAAATGAACTTATAGCGAGATGGATCCCCGTTTTGCTGATGGTATTGACGCGCTATCTTAAAAGCTACCTCGTTGGCATCCGATCCACTGTTCGAATAAATGATTTGGTAATCATCGCCGAGCATTTCATTTAACTTTTCAGCTAGCTTAATGGCCGGTTCATGGCTTTGCGTCATCGGCGCATACGCCATCTTTAACATTTGATCGTATGCCGCTTTTGCTAATACTTCACGACCATACCCTACGTTAACAGCCCAAAGCCCAGCCATTCCGTCAAGATAACGATTGCCTTCATGATCAGTTATCCAAGCCCCTTCTCCACTTTCCCATACCATTGGTGGACTCTTTTTATTGTAGGCGGATATATGATGCCAAACATTTTCCCGATCCTTTTCAACTAATGATTTTTTTTCACTTTTAACTGTCGTCATTCCTTCTACTCCCTTCAATAAATACTTTTTTAGTGACGCGCTGTCAACATTTTCTTTCTTGTGTAAAATTCAATTCCATCGCGACCGTTTGCATGAAGGTCACCATAGAATGATTTTTTATAACCGGAGAATGGGAAGAATGCCATCGGCGCTGGAACACCCAGATTTACGCCTAACATCCCCGCATCGATGTCTTCTCTAAATTGACGAATGGCTTTTGCACTATCTGTAAATAAACAGGCCCCGTTCGCAAATTCAGACTCATTCGCGAGTTCGATAGCTTCCTGCAAAGTTTCCACTCTGACAATAGAAAGAACGGGTGCAAAGATTTCCTCTTTCCAAATCTTCATTTCCGATGTCACATTGTCAAAGATTGTTGGACCGACAAAATATCCGCCTTCAGATGTCGATTCATCCCTGCGTCCATCACGCAGAAGCTTGGCACCTTCTTCAACACCTGATTCGATATAACTCAGCGTTTTGTCTTTATGTGAATCCCTGATAACCGGTCCAAGGAAAACCCCTTCCTCTAATCCGTTCCCAATCGTCAATTTATTCGACTCATCTACCAACCTTTCAACCAGTTCATCCGCAATATCACCAACTGCGACGACAACTGCACACGCCATACATCTTTCCCCTGCGGAGCCAAATGCCGCGTTAATAATGTTTGTCACCGTCAAGTCCATATCCGCATCCGGCATAACAATTGTATGGTTTTTAGCGCCAGCCAACGCTTGAACTCTTTTGCCGTTGGAAGTACCTGTTTTATAAACGTATTCCGCGACTGGCTGCGATCCAACAAATGACACTGCCGGAATATCCGGATGGCTAAGAATGCCGTTCACGACATCATGTGCTCCGTGCACAATATTGAAAACGCCGTCTGGAAGTCCCGCTTCTTTCAGCAATTCTGCAAGTCGGTTGGCTAAAAGCGGTGTTCTTTCCGATGGTTTAAGGATAAATGTATTTCCACTAGCAATGGCAAGCGGGAACATCCAGCAAGGCACCATCATCGGGAAGTTAAATGGCGTAATCCCTCCAATCACTCCGATTGGATAACGGTACATACCTGATTCGATATTCGTAGCGATATCTGGAAGCTGTTGCCCCATCATCAGTGTTGGCGTGCCGGCAGCGAACTCGACACATTCAATGCCACGAAGGACCTCCCCATATGCTTCGGTATAATTTTTTCCGTTTTCAATTGTAATCAGCTTCGCCAACTCATCCCAGTTTTCAGTTAATAATTGCTGATAGTTAAATAAAATTCGAGAGCGCTGTGGAACCGCAACTTTTTTCCAAGAAGCGAATGCTTTTTTCGCTGCTTGAACCGCTTGCTCCAAATCTTCTTGTGTTGAAATTGGTACTTCCGCCAATATTTCGCCTGTAGCTGGGTTTGGCACCTCTTCATATTTATCTGTCGTCGATTTTACCCATTGTCCATTGATAAAATTTGTAAGCGTTTTCTTTTCTATTGCTACTATACTCATTTCTATTCCTCCTATTCTATTTTTCTTGCTAGTTTTCACAGTCTTCGATACACTTCATAGTATATATTACAAATAATTCGGATTATTGTCATTTTACATAACGTAAAATCATTTGTTTTTAATTTTAACGTTTTGGAGGCGTTTAGATATGAATGAATTAAAACTAACTGTCAGAGGTGTCCTCGCCCGCGAAACATTCAATTGTGCAAAAGTGATTGCGGGTGCTAAAGGTTTAGACAGACAAGTAAAGTGGTCTCACATACTGGAAACAACAGAATTTGAGTCGTTAATCAACGGCGGGGAATTAATCTTAACGACTGGAGTAGGTTTACAACTCGACCTCGCCTCTCAGACAAAATATATAAAGAGACTGATAGAAAAAGGCGTCGCCGGTATTTGTATCGAGAAAGGATCAAGTTTCAAGAAAGTCCCGAAAGAAATAATCGCATTAGCCGATGAGTTCAACTTTCCCATCATTGTGTTCGAGAAAATCGTGAAGTTTGTTGACATCACCCAAGACCTTCATACATTTATCATCAATCAACATCATCAGATGCTCTCTCAACTTGATACGCTTTCTAGAAAGTTCATTTCATTATCACTAACACATAACGGGATTTTGAAAATCCTTCAAGAATTACACGAACTTTTCCAACAAAACACCTTTTTCATAAGTGATAATATGAAACCTTATTATTACCCATCCGAATGTAAGGATATGGAAGTTTCCATACGTGACACGATTGAAATGGCGCCAATGACTACTAGAGAACAAGGAATTATTACATTAAGTGACCGTACATTTGCACTCATGCCTGTTCGTGGATTAGGACAAACTTGGGGATATTTATGTTTGCAAATCAAACAACCCATGGCTGAGGATTTTTTATTTTTACTTCTAGATCGTGCTGCTCTTGCAATCGCACAAATCTTATTACGAAACCGAACAATTGAAGAACGTAAACAAAACTTGGAGGATGAGCTTGTTCGAAATTTATTGAGCGGCCGTGAATATGAACAGGAGGACGTGCATTCTTACTTACCTACCCCAAGTCGCAATATGCATTTCAGAGTATTTGTCATTCATGTAGACTTTCCAGAAACAAATCTAAGTGAAGAGGACTGGGAAGAAATTAAGCTTCAGAGATCTATGATGATTCGCTCTCTTTTTAAACGGAACGGATTCTTTCCAGCGGTTTCAACGCGAAAAAATGAGATTGCGGTAATTGCTTCTTTTATTGCTGCCGACCATTTGAAAAAGGAGACCGATAGATTCTCGCAAATCATAACAAACATTTCCAATATGGACGAAAATAATTTTCTTGTCGGTAGTCAATGTACTTTTGGCGTTAGCGCAGTATATCATGATATTTCTGACGCGATGAAAGGGTATGAAGAAGCCAGTAAAGTTCTGGAACTGCATGAATCTCAGATAACCAAAACCAACTTTTACGAGAGCTTAGGAATATATAGACTCTTATTATTTTTAAAGGAAAGTAACTATCTTGAAAAATACGTAAATGAATACTTGTCGCCCGTACTCGATTACGACCAAGAGACAGACGGCAACCTTTTCGAAACACTCAGCGTTTATCTTAAATGCA
This DNA window, taken from Sporosarcina sp. 6E9, encodes the following:
- a CDS encoding homoserine dehydrogenase, yielding MSTIKVAILGFGTVGEGIYRILKEKKNEIKSQTGFTIEISSIVVRDVTKKRIETPGVKITDSIHDVFENPDIGLIFEAIIGEDPAFTYLSKAISKGINVITANKAMFAKHGPALIKLAKSHHVKIGFEATTAGGVPIIRTLENLLKADQVRRIQGILNGTSNFILTKMRQDNVPFEVALEEAQSKGYAEADPSDDIGGKDAFRKLMILSDLAFGRQPKWDDIAVNGIDKIHASDVLTATEKGLRYRHIADISIDEDGTPSGSVGPVVIGSDHPLYGVDGVDNAIIVDTEYLGALTLIGPGAGMYPTASAMVSDFLHIVGKREKILIPS
- a CDS encoding homoserine O-acetyltransferase; this translates as MVETGIVKIGNLMLASGVVLDQVHLAYEWAKIDHAPTVLVCHALTGNHKVIGTVDEPGWWNGLVGDGKSIDTNEFSVISFNVLGGCDGSTGPLSINPKTNRPYRQTFPEISIRDMVHAERKALSVLGIDKLHTVIGGSLGGMRALEWGLLYPDDMDLLLPLAVTPSLSAYGIAFNCIGLHAIESDDDFANGNYGDSADVKGFETARMAGMVTYRSSQLFNERFARDESNSGEYEVESYLHHVGKKITTHFDPNSYCTLLRAMNTHDIGRGRGGIREAAKQIKAKTVMMGFTHDLIYPPESIRAFCHQLKNSNFCLINTEFGHDGFLTEYNKWGLFIKQSMEVATCRQSKSLYLASVL
- a CDS encoding O-acetylhomoserine aminocarboxypropyltransferase/cysteine synthase family protein, with protein sequence MTNLKPETQLLHGGQEPDPVTGSRAVPIHRTTSFVFPDTEHAQGVFGLTKAGNIYSRITNPTVDVFEQRVALLEGGTAAVALSSGMAAIAFSIMNIAEAGDEIIAAENLYGGTFNLFAVTLPRYGINVKFVDSTDPENFRNAITEKTKGFFAETIGNPSLNVLDIEAVANIAHKNGIPLLIDNTFPSPYGSNPIEFGADVVIHSATKWIGGHGTTIGGIAVDAGTFDWTQGRFPGFTEPDTTYHGLRYGIDTAGAAFATKLRVQLLRDFGPCLNPDSAFNFLQGLETLHLRVPKHNENALKVVKYLKEHPSVEWVTYNGLEEHPSYELGKKYLKNGFGSIVNFGIKGGREAGRKVIDNVNIWSHVANVGDAKSLIIHPASTTHQQLGPEDLKKSGVTEELIRLAVGLESVEDIIADLAQAIEKAVPVTAG
- a CDS encoding aspartate aminotransferase family protein — its product is MTTVKSEKKSLVEKDRENVWHHISAYNKKSPPMVWESGEGAWITDHEGNRYLDGMAGLWAVNVGYGREVLAKAAYDQMLKMAYAPMTQSHEPAIKLAEKLNEMLGDDYQIIYSNSGSDANEVAFKIARQYHQQNGDPSRYKFISRYRAYHGSSMGALAATGQALRKYKYEPLAPGFLHVAPPDNYRRPKGQSVEEYNIQRAEEFEEKIIWEQKETIAGIIMEPLITGGGVLIPHPVYLEKVQEICDRHGVLLIIDEVICGFGRTGKAFGHQHFKLKPDIITMAKGLTSAYLPLSVTAVRKDIYDKFDTGEENSHLRHINTFGGNPAACAVALKNIEIMEDENLFERSAELGERLQKELAHLKDHPFVGDIRGLGFLLGIELVEDKETREPATNERVAKIIGDCKANGLIVGRNGDTVAGFNNIVALSPPLSCTDEDFDFIVTVIKKVFAENK
- a CDS encoding CoA-acylating methylmalonate-semialdehyde dehydrogenase; the encoded protein is MSIVAIEKKTLTNFINGQWVKSTTDKYEEVPNPATGEILAEVPISTQEDLEQAVQAAKKAFASWKKVAVPQRSRILFNYQQLLTENWDELAKLITIENGKNYTEAYGEVLRGIECVEFAAGTPTLMMGQQLPDIATNIESGMYRYPIGVIGGITPFNFPMMVPCWMFPLAIASGNTFILKPSERTPLLANRLAELLKEAGLPDGVFNIVHGAHDVVNGILSHPDIPAVSFVGSQPVAEYVYKTGTSNGKRVQALAGAKNHTIVMPDADMDLTVTNIINAAFGSAGERCMACAVVVAVGDIADELVERLVDESNKLTIGNGLEEGVFLGPVIRDSHKDKTLSYIESGVEEGAKLLRDGRRDESTSEGGYFVGPTIFDNVTSEMKIWKEEIFAPVLSIVRVETLQEAIELANESEFANGACLFTDSAKAIRQFREDIDAGMLGVNLGVPAPMAFFPFSGYKKSFYGDLHANGRDGIEFYTRKKMLTARH
- a CDS encoding PucR family transcriptional regulator, whose protein sequence is MNELKLTVRGVLARETFNCAKVIAGAKGLDRQVKWSHILETTEFESLINGGELILTTGVGLQLDLASQTKYIKRLIEKGVAGICIEKGSSFKKVPKEIIALADEFNFPIIVFEKIVKFVDITQDLHTFIINQHHQMLSQLDTLSRKFISLSLTHNGILKILQELHELFQQNTFFISDNMKPYYYPSECKDMEVSIRDTIEMAPMTTREQGIITLSDRTFALMPVRGLGQTWGYLCLQIKQPMAEDFLFLLLDRAALAIAQILLRNRTIEERKQNLEDELVRNLLSGREYEQEDVHSYLPTPSRNMHFRVFVIHVDFPETNLSEEDWEEIKLQRSMMIRSLFKRNGFFPAVSTRKNEIAVIASFIAADHLKKETDRFSQIITNISNMDENNFLVGSQCTFGVSAVYHDISDAMKGYEEASKVLELHESQITKTNFYESLGIYRLLLFLKESNYLEKYVNEYLSPVLDYDQETDGNLFETLSVYLKCSGSKKETSDRLFIVRQTLYHRLDRLETLLGKDFMEPSNRLAFEVAIKAYELLGKSYSRNKSIKTR